In Felis catus isolate Fca126 chromosome A3, F.catus_Fca126_mat1.0, whole genome shotgun sequence, a single genomic region encodes these proteins:
- the DOK1 gene encoding docking protein 1 isoform X1 produces the protein MDGAVMEGPLFLQSQRFGTKRWRKTWAVLYPASPHGVARLEFFDHKGSGAGGGRGGSRRLDCKVIRLAECVSVAPVAVESPPEPGASAFRLDTAQRSHLLAADAPSSAAWVQTLCRNAFPKGSWALAPAENPPKLSALEMLENSLYSPTWEGSQFWVTVQRTEAAERCGLHGSYVLRVEAEKLTLLTIGAQGQILEPLLSWPYTLLRRYGRDKVMFSFEAGRRCPSGPGTFTFQTAQGNDIFQAVETAIHRQKVQGKDGQGQDSLRADSHEGEAAEGKLVSLPGAQELPGTPPALYAEPLDSLRIPSGPSQDSLYSDPLDSTPARAGEAAQLKKPLYWDLYQHVQQQLLKAKLTDPKEDPIYDEPEGLAPAALRGLYDLPQEPKDAWWCQARVKEEGYELPYNPATDDYEVPPPPRSTKPLLAPKPRGRPFPEPGVAAGGGGSGGGGGRGHSSDTVLYSQVQKSGGTPGSWDCGLSRAGAEGTKAKAESST, from the exons ATGGACGGGGCTGTGATGGAAGGGCCGCTCTTTTTGCAAAGTCAGCGTTTCGGTACCAAG agATGGAGGAAGACCTGGGCCGTGCTCTATCCTGCCAGTCCCCACGGCGTAGCGCGGCTCGAGTTCTTTGACCACAAGGGGTCGGGCGCTGGAGGGGGCCGAGGGGGCTCGCGCCGCCTGGACTGCAAGGTGATCCGTCTGGCAGAGTGTGTGAGCGTGGCCCCCGTGGCTGTGGAGAGCCCCCCTGAGCCCGGCGCTTCAGCTTTCCGCCTGGACACTGCGCAGCGCTCCCACCTGCTGGCGGCCGACGCGCCGTCCAGCGCCGCCTGGGTGCAAACGCTGTGCCGAAACGCCTTTCCG AAAGGCAGTTGGGCTCTGGCGCCTGCTGAGAACCCACCCAAGCTTTCTGCCTTGGAGATGCTGGAGAACTCGCTGTATAGCCCCACCTGGGAAG GATCCCAGTTCTGGGTAACTGTACAGAGGACTGAAGCCGCTGAGCGCTGTGGCCTGCATGGCTCCTATGTGCTGAGGGTGGAGGCTGAGAAGCTGACTCTCCTGACCATAGGGGCCCAGGGTCAGATACTGGAGCCACTCCTTTCCTGGCCTTATACTCTGTTGCGCCGCTATGGCCGGGACAAG gtcatgttctctttTGAGGCTGGCCGCCGCTGCCCTTCAGGCCCTGGAACCTTCACcttccagacagcacaggggaatgATATCTTTCAGGCGGTTGAAACTGCTATTCACCGGCAGAAGGTCCAGGGAAAGGATGGTCAAGGGCAGGACAGTCTCAGAGCCGATTCCCATGAAGGAGAAGCGGCAGAAGGGAAGTTGGTGTCCCTCCCTGGCGCTCAGGAACTCCCGGGCACTCCTCCGGCCCTGTATGCTGAACCCTTAGACTCACTGCGCATTCCTTCAGGCCCTTCCCAGGATTCCCTATACTCAGACCCCCTGGACAGCACCCCTGCTCGGGCAGGGGAGGCGGCACAGTTAAAGAAACCTCTTTACTGGGACTTGTACCAGCATGTGCAGCAGCAGTTGCTGAAGGCCAAGCTGACGGACCCCAAAGAGGACCCCATCTATGATGAACCTGAGGGCCTGGCCCCAGCTGCTCTCCGGGGCCTTTATGATTTGCCTCAGGAGCCCAAGGATGCATGGTGGTGCCAGGCTCGAGTGAAGGAGGAGGGCTACGAGCTCCCCTATAACCCTGCCACTGATGACTATGAAGTGCCACCGCCTCCTCGGAGCACAAAGCCCCTCCTGGCTCCCAAGCCCCGGGGCCGGCCCTTCCCTGAGCCTGGAGTTGCAGCTGGTGGCGGTGGcagtggcggtggcggtggcagAGGCCACAGTTCAGACACTGTCCTGTACAGCCAGGTCCAAAAGAGCGGTGGTACCCCAGGGAGCTGGGACTGTGGGCTGTCCAGGGCAGGGGCTGAAGGGACCAAGGCCAAGGCAGAGAGCTCCACATGA
- the DOK1 gene encoding docking protein 1 isoform X3 has translation MDGAVMEGPLFLQSQRFGTKRWRKTWAVLYPASPHGVARLEFFDHKGSGAGGGRGGSRRLDCKVIRLAECVSVAPVAVESPPEPGASAFRLDTAQRSHLLAADAPSSAAWVQTLCRNAFPKGSWALAPAENPPKLSALEMLENSLYSPTWEGHVLF, from the exons ATGGACGGGGCTGTGATGGAAGGGCCGCTCTTTTTGCAAAGTCAGCGTTTCGGTACCAAG agATGGAGGAAGACCTGGGCCGTGCTCTATCCTGCCAGTCCCCACGGCGTAGCGCGGCTCGAGTTCTTTGACCACAAGGGGTCGGGCGCTGGAGGGGGCCGAGGGGGCTCGCGCCGCCTGGACTGCAAGGTGATCCGTCTGGCAGAGTGTGTGAGCGTGGCCCCCGTGGCTGTGGAGAGCCCCCCTGAGCCCGGCGCTTCAGCTTTCCGCCTGGACACTGCGCAGCGCTCCCACCTGCTGGCGGCCGACGCGCCGTCCAGCGCCGCCTGGGTGCAAACGCTGTGCCGAAACGCCTTTCCG AAAGGCAGTTGGGCTCTGGCGCCTGCTGAGAACCCACCCAAGCTTTCTGCCTTGGAGATGCTGGAGAACTCGCTGTATAGCCCCACCTGGGAAG gtcatgttctctttTGA
- the DOK1 gene encoding docking protein 1 isoform X2 → MFSFEAGRRCPSGPGTFTFQTAQGNDIFQAVETAIHRQKVQGKDGQGQDSLRADSHEGEAAEGKLVSLPGAQELPGTPPALYAEPLDSLRIPSGPSQDSLYSDPLDSTPARAGEAAQLKKPLYWDLYQHVQQQLLKAKLTDPKEDPIYDEPEGLAPAALRGLYDLPQEPKDAWWCQARVKEEGYELPYNPATDDYEVPPPPRSTKPLLAPKPRGRPFPEPGVAAGGGGSGGGGGRGHSSDTVLYSQVQKSGGTPGSWDCGLSRAGAEGTKAKAESST, encoded by the coding sequence atgttctctttTGAGGCTGGCCGCCGCTGCCCTTCAGGCCCTGGAACCTTCACcttccagacagcacaggggaatgATATCTTTCAGGCGGTTGAAACTGCTATTCACCGGCAGAAGGTCCAGGGAAAGGATGGTCAAGGGCAGGACAGTCTCAGAGCCGATTCCCATGAAGGAGAAGCGGCAGAAGGGAAGTTGGTGTCCCTCCCTGGCGCTCAGGAACTCCCGGGCACTCCTCCGGCCCTGTATGCTGAACCCTTAGACTCACTGCGCATTCCTTCAGGCCCTTCCCAGGATTCCCTATACTCAGACCCCCTGGACAGCACCCCTGCTCGGGCAGGGGAGGCGGCACAGTTAAAGAAACCTCTTTACTGGGACTTGTACCAGCATGTGCAGCAGCAGTTGCTGAAGGCCAAGCTGACGGACCCCAAAGAGGACCCCATCTATGATGAACCTGAGGGCCTGGCCCCAGCTGCTCTCCGGGGCCTTTATGATTTGCCTCAGGAGCCCAAGGATGCATGGTGGTGCCAGGCTCGAGTGAAGGAGGAGGGCTACGAGCTCCCCTATAACCCTGCCACTGATGACTATGAAGTGCCACCGCCTCCTCGGAGCACAAAGCCCCTCCTGGCTCCCAAGCCCCGGGGCCGGCCCTTCCCTGAGCCTGGAGTTGCAGCTGGTGGCGGTGGcagtggcggtggcggtggcagAGGCCACAGTTCAGACACTGTCCTGTACAGCCAGGTCCAAAAGAGCGGTGGTACCCCAGGGAGCTGGGACTGTGGGCTGTCCAGGGCAGGGGCTGAAGGGACCAAGGCCAAGGCAGAGAGCTCCACATGA